A section of the Leptospira kobayashii genome encodes:
- the glnA gene encoding type I glutamate--ammonia ligase encodes MQFATPKFTSGKEVVEFAKKNGVVFYDFRFTDIKGIWHHVSYYVNSVDENTFKGIPFDGSSIARWQPINASDMQLHPEIATSFLDPFTADKTLVMFCDVWDIYKKQYYEKCPRSIAKKALEYMKTTGVADTAYFGPENEFFVFDSLKVRDEINCQSYELDSNEGIWNSHSEIPGAPNAGKINFNSGHRPGTKGGYFPVAPIDSQVDLRAEFVKTLEAIGMETFVVHHEVAQAQGEIGVKFGTLIEAADNVQKLKYIVKMVAHRHGKTATFMPKPLFGDNGNGMHVHQSLWKGGKNLFAGDKYQGLSDLALNYVGGVLKYARACAAFTNASTNSYKRLIPGFEAPSILAYSAQNRSASCRIPFVSGEKAIRVEFRFPDSTANPYLAFTSMLMAGLTGIKEKLDPGQPREEDLFELSLDEIREKGIKQMPHTLREAVEEMLASKDVFKQGDVMSENFIQTYQHYKFETEIWPWEGRPHPYEFLTTYSC; translated from the coding sequence ATGCAGTTCGCAACCCCAAAATTTACTTCCGGAAAGGAAGTGGTTGAGTTCGCCAAGAAAAACGGAGTCGTATTCTACGATTTCCGATTCACTGATATTAAAGGAATATGGCACCATGTTTCTTATTATGTGAATTCAGTGGATGAAAACACATTCAAAGGGATCCCATTTGACGGATCTTCGATTGCTAGATGGCAGCCAATCAACGCTTCCGATATGCAACTCCACCCTGAAATTGCAACGTCATTCCTTGACCCATTCACAGCTGACAAAACGCTTGTTATGTTCTGTGATGTTTGGGACATTTACAAAAAACAATACTACGAAAAATGCCCGCGTTCCATTGCTAAGAAAGCATTGGAATACATGAAAACTACGGGAGTCGCAGATACTGCTTATTTTGGTCCTGAAAACGAATTTTTCGTTTTTGACAGCTTGAAAGTTCGTGATGAAATCAACTGCCAATCCTATGAATTGGATTCCAACGAAGGTATCTGGAACTCTCATTCGGAAATCCCAGGTGCACCAAACGCAGGAAAAATCAACTTTAACTCCGGACACAGACCTGGAACAAAAGGCGGTTATTTCCCTGTTGCGCCGATCGACTCTCAAGTGGATCTTCGTGCTGAATTTGTAAAAACTCTCGAAGCAATCGGAATGGAAACTTTTGTGGTTCACCATGAAGTAGCACAAGCTCAAGGCGAGATCGGTGTTAAATTCGGAACTTTGATTGAAGCTGCCGACAATGTTCAAAAGCTAAAATACATCGTAAAGATGGTAGCCCACAGACACGGAAAAACCGCAACTTTTATGCCAAAACCTCTGTTTGGTGATAATGGTAACGGTATGCACGTTCACCAATCTCTCTGGAAAGGTGGAAAAAACCTTTTCGCCGGAGACAAATACCAAGGTCTTTCCGACTTGGCATTGAATTACGTAGGTGGAGTTCTAAAATATGCCAGAGCTTGTGCTGCATTTACAAATGCATCAACGAACTCTTACAAACGTTTGATTCCGGGATTCGAAGCTCCTTCTATCCTTGCTTATTCCGCGCAAAACAGATCGGCATCCTGCCGTATTCCTTTTGTGTCCGGAGAAAAAGCAATTCGCGTGGAATTCCGTTTCCCTGACTCAACAGCTAACCCATATTTGGCGTTCACGTCCATGTTAATGGCTGGTTTAACAGGCATTAAAGAAAAACTGGATCCGGGTCAACCGAGAGAAGAAGATCTATTCGAACTCTCTTTGGATGAAATTAGAGAAAAAGGTATCAAACAAATGCCTCATACTTTGAGAGAAGCCGTAGAAGAGATGCTAGCGAGCAAAGATGTTTTCAAACAAGGTGATGTAATGAGTGAAAATTTCATTCAAACATACCAACACTACAAGTTTGAAACGGAAATTTGGCCATGGGAAGGTCGCCCTCACCCATACGAATTCCTAACAACTTATTCTTGCTAA
- a CDS encoding Cys-rich protein — MKKTILLLAGASLLLITSNLMAADFPKCTEACDRFYTCSVQVNPQATEDQKQMLKKGCDFNCNKPKYYSKIAACLAAGDSCKTFSSCIMKELGGK, encoded by the coding sequence ATGAAAAAGACAATTCTTCTACTAGCAGGGGCTTCACTTCTGCTTATCACATCCAATCTAATGGCAGCAGACTTCCCCAAATGTACGGAAGCCTGTGATCGTTTTTACACCTGTTCCGTGCAAGTAAACCCGCAAGCGACAGAAGACCAAAAACAAATGCTTAAAAAAGGTTGTGATTTCAATTGCAACAAACCAAAATACTACAGTAAAATCGCAGCTTGTCTCGCCGCAGGAGATTCCTGCAAAACTTTCAGTTCTTGCATTATGAAGGAGCTAGGCGGTAAGTAA
- a CDS encoding chromosome segregation SMC family protein — translation MHLKSLNIVGFKTFADETEIAFDPGFTAVVGPNGSGKSNIVDSVKWVFGEKSAKGLRGEKMDDVIFHGTESRRAAGFSEVSILFDNHDNYFSIDFPSVKITRRLYPDGENEYYLNDVRSARKDIEKTLLDTGIGKSSYSILEQGRVDQILNSKPEERRAIFEEAAGVSRFKLDRKEATKKLDDTNQNLLRIQDIMNSMIKEMETKEKQSEKAEAYFKLKQELDESDKNLRFLKLRDFKKRMKKSDEELQDIRDKNKNLLSQIQDETSLISEKEKFKEAKEREIADIDKKLFDHLSRTQIQKEKISKNKTFIAEYDIRLSDISRVLDEENQSAVKLEVEKKQIESETEHLKEIQAHLSQEIQNQESIRKDLEDKIKSEEESILTKETKIQENEKRHISLREKQKLIIQELIQELENKKKESQGSEEKRNEDKALLLANLESYQMYLETSYSYLNQGNLEDLSTELRKIDLSSYKEQLNVFLEKEDSFRNLLFDKDGVLSKKEVVDQDIEDLLLENENLTRSIRESQTLILSLRNHWETARNQIVDLDKKILETQSRIDNQTRQTIELNDRIAEIFKRIASSKEQESGIREKRENLEKEVTSLEKEIEDSYQEFLSMSKMLESEKESLQKLLEEIQNLKSNISKNQEVFQTLLPLLSEKERTSSALKVQIDSLIEELYNDYSLTDSELEMEKGAISLEQKEEERKLRSAKSEIQLLGSINPLAIEEYRTIKEVYEHNLKQKEDIEGSKKDIEDVLKRINTESEKLFQETFEKIKANFQETFSTLFNGGRATLELTEKEDSLNSGVEIMAEPPGKHVQNLRLLSGGEKSLTAIALLFAIYMVKPSPFCFLDEIDAALDEANKLRFCQILDRFKDKTQFIVVSHAQSTISRANAIFGVTNEEPGISKIVSLRLDEAKVFSKQLSKTGTD, via the coding sequence ATGCATCTAAAAAGCCTTAATATTGTTGGATTTAAAACTTTCGCAGACGAAACGGAAATCGCATTCGACCCGGGTTTCACAGCCGTAGTAGGTCCCAATGGCTCCGGTAAGTCGAATATTGTCGATTCCGTAAAGTGGGTATTCGGTGAAAAAAGCGCCAAAGGTCTACGCGGTGAAAAAATGGACGATGTTATCTTTCACGGAACAGAAAGTAGGCGAGCGGCAGGGTTTTCCGAAGTTTCCATTCTATTTGACAATCATGATAATTATTTCTCAATCGATTTCCCTTCCGTAAAAATCACACGAAGACTTTACCCTGACGGTGAAAATGAATATTATCTCAATGATGTTCGTTCCGCAAGAAAGGATATCGAAAAAACTCTTTTGGATACGGGGATCGGTAAATCCAGTTATTCCATTTTGGAACAAGGCAGGGTGGATCAGATTCTAAACTCCAAGCCGGAAGAAAGAAGAGCGATCTTTGAGGAAGCAGCCGGTGTATCCCGATTCAAGTTGGATCGTAAGGAAGCAACCAAAAAGCTGGATGATACCAATCAGAATTTATTACGTATCCAGGATATTATGAACTCCATGATCAAGGAAATGGAGACAAAAGAAAAACAATCGGAAAAAGCGGAAGCATATTTTAAACTCAAGCAAGAGTTAGATGAATCTGATAAAAACCTGCGTTTTTTGAAACTGAGAGATTTTAAAAAACGAATGAAGAAATCCGATGAAGAATTGCAGGACATTCGGGACAAAAACAAAAACCTTCTTTCTCAGATTCAGGATGAGACTTCTCTGATTTCCGAAAAGGAAAAGTTCAAAGAAGCCAAAGAAAGAGAAATTGCGGATATTGATAAAAAATTATTCGATCATCTTTCCCGAACTCAAATTCAAAAAGAAAAAATTTCAAAAAACAAAACTTTTATCGCTGAATATGATATCCGCCTTTCGGATATTAGCCGGGTCTTGGATGAAGAAAATCAGTCCGCTGTGAAATTGGAAGTGGAAAAAAAACAGATCGAATCCGAAACGGAACATCTGAAGGAAATTCAAGCGCACCTTTCCCAAGAAATTCAGAACCAGGAAAGCATCCGCAAGGATTTGGAAGACAAGATCAAATCGGAAGAAGAATCCATTCTCACCAAAGAAACAAAAATCCAAGAGAATGAAAAACGACATATATCTCTTCGTGAAAAACAAAAGCTGATCATCCAGGAACTTATCCAAGAGCTGGAAAATAAGAAGAAAGAATCTCAAGGAAGCGAAGAAAAAAGAAACGAAGACAAAGCTCTTCTTTTGGCCAATTTGGAATCCTACCAAATGTATTTAGAAACTTCTTATTCCTATTTAAACCAAGGAAATCTGGAAGATCTGTCTACGGAACTTCGTAAGATTGATTTGAGTTCCTATAAGGAACAATTGAACGTCTTCCTGGAGAAAGAAGACAGTTTTAGAAATCTACTTTTCGATAAGGACGGAGTTTTATCCAAGAAGGAAGTAGTCGATCAGGACATCGAAGATTTGCTTTTGGAAAATGAAAATCTAACGAGAAGCATACGGGAGAGCCAGACGTTAATCTTAAGTCTGAGAAATCATTGGGAAACCGCCCGTAATCAAATTGTGGATTTGGATAAAAAAATCCTCGAAACTCAATCCAGAATAGACAACCAAACCAGACAAACGATCGAATTGAATGACCGAATCGCGGAGATTTTCAAAAGAATCGCAAGTTCGAAAGAACAGGAATCAGGCATTCGTGAAAAACGGGAAAATCTGGAGAAAGAAGTAACATCTCTTGAAAAAGAAATCGAAGATTCCTATCAGGAATTTCTTTCTATGAGTAAGATGTTGGAATCCGAAAAAGAGTCCTTACAAAAATTACTCGAAGAAATCCAAAATTTAAAAAGCAATATTTCCAAAAACCAGGAAGTTTTCCAAACTTTACTTCCTCTATTGTCCGAAAAAGAAAGAACATCATCCGCATTAAAAGTGCAGATCGATTCGCTCATTGAGGAATTGTACAACGATTATTCCCTGACCGATTCAGAATTGGAAATGGAGAAGGGTGCTATCAGTTTGGAACAAAAAGAAGAGGAACGAAAATTAAGATCCGCAAAATCGGAAATTCAACTACTTGGTTCAATCAATCCTTTGGCGATTGAAGAATATCGTACGATCAAAGAAGTTTACGAACATAACCTGAAACAAAAAGAAGATATAGAAGGTTCCAAAAAAGACATTGAGGATGTATTGAAACGAATCAATACCGAATCCGAAAAATTGTTCCAGGAAACGTTTGAAAAAATCAAAGCCAATTTTCAGGAAACTTTCTCCACACTTTTCAACGGAGGAAGAGCGACTCTTGAGCTGACTGAAAAAGAAGACAGCCTCAATTCCGGTGTGGAAATTATGGCGGAGCCTCCGGGAAAACATGTTCAAAATTTGCGATTGTTATCCGGGGGTGAAAAGTCCCTTACCGCCATTGCATTGTTATTTGCTATTTACATGGTAAAGCCGAGTCCGTTCTGCTTTTTGGATGAAATTGATGCGGCACTAGATGAAGCCAATAAACTGAGATTTTGCCAGATCCTTGACAGGTTCAAAGACAAAACCCAGTTTATCGTTGTATCCCATGCTCAATCTACGATTTCACGTGCAAACGCGATCTTCGGAGTTACGAATGAAGAACCGGGGATTTCGAAAATCGTATCTCTGCGACTAGACGAAGCCAAGGTATTCTCCAAGCAACTTTCTAAGACAGGGACTGACTGA